From one Simplicispira suum genomic stretch:
- a CDS encoding ABC transporter ATP-binding protein yields MTQPAPDNVLEINNIEVVYNKVVQALRGLSLVVPRGQIVALLGSNGAGKSTTLKAVSGLLALERGEVESGSIVFKGAPTAGRTPHALVRAGLFHVMEGRRVFEDLTVEENLVAATYALTGRKGAGGAKADFDTVYEYFPRLHERRKGLAGYLSGGEQQMLAIGRALIAAPGLILLDEPSLGLSPKLVEDIFGIIARINAERGTSMLLVEQNATVALAVAHTGYIMENGKIVIDGPAERLASDPDVREFYLGMGGEGDGAKSFKNIKHYKRRKRWLS; encoded by the coding sequence ATGACCCAACCCGCCCCCGACAACGTCCTCGAAATCAACAACATCGAGGTCGTCTACAACAAGGTCGTGCAGGCGCTGCGCGGGCTCTCGCTCGTGGTGCCGCGCGGGCAGATCGTGGCGCTCTTGGGCAGCAATGGCGCGGGCAAATCGACCACGCTCAAGGCGGTGTCGGGTTTGCTGGCGCTTGAGCGCGGCGAGGTGGAAAGCGGCAGCATCGTCTTCAAAGGCGCGCCCACGGCCGGGCGTACGCCGCACGCGCTGGTGCGCGCCGGCCTGTTCCATGTGATGGAAGGGCGCCGCGTGTTTGAGGACCTTACGGTGGAAGAAAACCTGGTGGCTGCCACCTACGCCCTGACAGGCCGCAAGGGCGCGGGTGGCGCCAAGGCCGATTTCGATACCGTCTACGAATACTTTCCCCGCCTGCACGAACGGCGCAAAGGCTTGGCGGGGTATCTGTCGGGCGGCGAACAGCAGATGCTGGCGATTGGCCGCGCGCTAATTGCTGCGCCGGGGCTGATCTTGCTGGACGAACCCTCGCTGGGTCTGTCCCCCAAGCTGGTGGAGGACATCTTCGGCATCATCGCCCGCATCAATGCCGAGCGCGGCACCTCCATGCTGCTGGTGGAGCAAAACGCCACCGTCGCGCTGGCCGTGGCGCACACCGGCTACATCATGGAAAACGGCAAGATCGTGATCGACGGCCCGGCCGAGCGCCTGGCCAGCGACCCCGACGTGCGCGAGTTTTACCTGGGCATGGGCGGCGAGGGCGATGGCGCCAAGAGCTTCAAGAACATCAAGCACTACAAGCGCAGAAAAAGGTGGTTGTCGTGA
- a CDS encoding AMP-dependent synthetase/ligase, translating to MHDTPALPSLTLPQMLRERAKSDAARVAIRQKDFGIWKPFTWADYHRRASAFGLGLSALGVPTGGHVGVLSENRVEWVLAQMGAGLIGVVTVGVYPTSPSSEVAYVVGHADISVMVCEDQEQTDKLLEARASLPALTKIVVIETKGLRSFTEEERELITTFAEVERLGAQSGQQSTIDTALAAQTLDDIGLIIYTSGSTGKPKGAMLSWRNIRGVVPGIVERLRLTRESSHLSYLPLCHVAEQMLTSFVPAYLGSQVNFGESIRTVQEDLREVAPSIFLGVPRIWEKMYATLSIKRQEAGGLRGALFDRALAACAPLADKPRADWSLAERARFAWHYWLVFRALQNFCGLRRAQVALTGAAPIPPDVVRFFRVIGVPLIEVYGLTESSGMVTGHPIDRVVIGTVGTPTVGVEHRIGDQGELQLRGDMVFAGYYKNPEATAESIQDGWLHTGDVVREESGQLKIVDRLKDIMITAGGKNLTPSEIENTMKASPFIKECIVVADQRRFVSALVMIDFDTVAQWAQAQRIAFTHFRSLVELPEVRALVEHEVARGNAKLAQVSQIRKFHLLTKELDHDDGEVTATMKVRRSSIYKAYADEIEALYA from the coding sequence ATGCACGATACCCCGGCCCTGCCTTCGCTGACCTTGCCGCAAATGCTGCGCGAACGCGCCAAGAGCGACGCGGCGCGCGTGGCCATTCGCCAAAAGGACTTCGGCATCTGGAAGCCCTTTACCTGGGCCGACTACCACCGCCGCGCGAGCGCCTTTGGGTTGGGCCTGTCTGCGCTGGGCGTGCCCACGGGCGGCCATGTGGGTGTGCTGTCGGAAAACCGCGTCGAATGGGTGCTGGCGCAAATGGGTGCCGGCCTGATCGGCGTGGTCACCGTCGGCGTTTACCCGACCAGCCCGAGCAGCGAAGTGGCCTATGTGGTCGGCCATGCCGACATTTCCGTCATGGTCTGCGAAGACCAGGAGCAGACCGACAAGCTGCTCGAAGCACGCGCCAGCCTGCCGGCGCTCACCAAGATTGTCGTCATCGAAACCAAGGGCCTGCGCAGCTTCACCGAAGAGGAGCGCGAGCTCATCACCACCTTTGCCGAGGTCGAGCGCCTGGGCGCGCAATCGGGCCAACAGTCCACCATCGACACGGCTCTGGCCGCGCAGACGCTGGACGACATCGGCCTCATCATCTACACCTCGGGCTCGACCGGAAAACCCAAGGGCGCCATGCTGTCGTGGCGCAACATTCGCGGCGTGGTGCCAGGCATTGTGGAGCGCCTGCGCCTGACGCGCGAGTCCAGCCACCTGTCGTACCTGCCGCTGTGCCACGTGGCCGAGCAGATGCTCACCAGCTTTGTTCCGGCCTACCTGGGCTCGCAGGTGAACTTCGGCGAATCGATTCGCACCGTGCAGGAAGACCTGCGCGAGGTGGCGCCCAGCATCTTCCTCGGCGTGCCGCGCATCTGGGAAAAGATGTACGCCACGCTCAGCATCAAGCGCCAGGAAGCAGGCGGCCTGCGCGGCGCGCTGTTTGACCGGGCTCTGGCCGCCTGCGCGCCGCTGGCCGACAAGCCGCGCGCCGACTGGAGCCTGGCTGAGCGCGCGCGCTTTGCCTGGCATTACTGGCTGGTGTTTCGCGCGCTGCAGAACTTTTGCGGCCTGCGCCGCGCGCAGGTTGCGCTCACCGGCGCGGCACCGATTCCACCCGATGTGGTGCGCTTCTTTCGCGTCATCGGCGTGCCGCTGATCGAGGTCTATGGCCTGACCGAATCGAGCGGCATGGTCACTGGACACCCGATCGACCGCGTCGTCATCGGCACGGTCGGCACGCCCACGGTGGGCGTCGAGCACCGCATTGGCGATCAAGGCGAACTGCAGCTGCGCGGTGACATGGTGTTTGCCGGCTACTACAAAAACCCCGAGGCCACGGCCGAATCGATTCAGGACGGCTGGCTGCACACCGGCGACGTGGTGCGCGAGGAATCGGGCCAGCTCAAGATCGTCGACCGCCTGAAGGACATCATGATCACCGCCGGCGGCAAGAACCTGACGCCGTCCGAGATCGAGAACACCATGAAGGCCAGCCCTTTCATCAAGGAGTGCATCGTGGTGGCCGACCAGCGCCGCTTCGTCTCTGCCCTGGTGATGATCGACTTTGACACCGTGGCGCAGTGGGCGCAGGCCCAGCGCATTGCGTTCACGCACTTTCGCTCGCTGGTCGAATTGCCCGAGGTGCGCGCGCTGGTCGAGCACGAGGTTGCGCGCGGCAACGCCAAGCTGGCGCAGGTGTCGCAGATCCGCAAGTTCCACCTGCTGACCAAGGAGCTCGACCACGACGACGGCGAAGTCACCGCCACCATGAAGGTGCGGCGATCGAGTATCTACAAGGCCTATGCGGATGAAATCGAGGCCTTGTACGCATGA
- a CDS encoding enoyl-CoA hydratase/isomerase family protein, with amino-acid sequence MPNATSVAADTPLQVTREGAVATLRFSRPQAMNAIDVPMAQALLSTVQTLAADPSVRAVVLCGAGKAFMAGGDLATLRADPVQGAADLLGPLNAAVQVLANMNAPVIAKVHGAAAGAGLALMLQADFVIAAEGTRFNLAYINLGTSCDVGASWALPRLVGLRHALEIALLGDTLTTSDALRLGLVNRVVPAQHLDEASATLVDRLANGPTLAYGAMKRLMRASFDRDLDTQLIAETAAFAGCAATQDMRAGIEAFFAKQPARFEGR; translated from the coding sequence TTGCCCAACGCCACTTCTGTTGCAGCAGACACGCCCCTGCAAGTCACGCGCGAAGGCGCTGTTGCCACGCTGCGCTTCTCGCGCCCGCAGGCCATGAACGCCATCGACGTGCCGATGGCGCAGGCGCTGCTCAGCACCGTGCAAACGCTGGCCGCCGACCCCAGCGTGCGCGCCGTGGTGCTGTGCGGCGCCGGCAAGGCCTTCATGGCCGGAGGCGATCTGGCGACGCTGCGCGCCGACCCGGTGCAGGGTGCGGCTGATCTGCTCGGGCCGCTCAACGCCGCCGTGCAGGTGCTCGCCAACATGAACGCGCCTGTGATCGCCAAAGTCCACGGCGCGGCCGCCGGCGCAGGCCTGGCGCTGATGCTGCAGGCCGACTTTGTCATCGCCGCTGAAGGCACACGCTTCAACCTCGCCTACATCAACCTGGGTACCAGTTGCGACGTCGGCGCCTCCTGGGCCCTGCCGCGTCTGGTCGGCCTGCGCCATGCGCTCGAAATTGCACTGCTGGGCGATACGCTCACCACGTCCGACGCGCTGCGCCTGGGCCTGGTCAACCGCGTGGTTCCGGCGCAGCACCTCGATGAAGCCTCGGCCACCCTCGTCGACCGCCTGGCCAACGGCCCCACGCTGGCCTACGGCGCCATGAAACGGCTGATGCGCGCCTCGTTTGACCGCGATCTGGACACCCAGCTCATTGCCGAGACGGCCGCCTTTGCCGGCTGCGCCGCGACCCAGGACATGCGCGCGGGGATTGAAGCGTTTTTTGCCAAGCAACCCGCGCGCTTCGAAGGACGCTGA
- the betT gene encoding choline BCCT transporter BetT, producing MTTPPPPNPDSDTEPAPSQAPHPLERSRFGGTGQRPERAASDNAPFSRSDLSKGKEELLEHPAVRISWRVLIGASVVILAFSLWAIALPEGARTTMKAVVDWIATNLGWYYVLTMALVIGFVVWVAISKEGDVRLGPDDSRPQYKLGTWVAMLFAAGVGIDLLFFSVTGPVVQYLHPPSGAGGSAAAMQDAVVWTMFHYGIAGWSVYALLGMAMGYFAYRWGMPLSIRAALYPLLGKRVRGPLGDGISAIALVGTVFGVATSMGIGVVLLGVGFSLIFGLEQGLTLQIALVIGAVVLTIAATTSGVDRGIRWISELNLWSAVAMMVYILATGQTAFLLNALVENIGQFLVTLPARTLQTFAYEPGSSDWMGSWTLFFWAFWLAWGPFVGVFLARISRGRTLREFVIAAITAPVLCDFIIVSFFGNSALYEVLQGNTAFAELAVQSPEQGWYALLAMFPGAMFLIGLATFSGLLFYLTSANSGAMVMSNFSASIPDPSQDGPKWLRIFWALLTALLTVAMLLAGGVVTMEYATLIFALPVTVIAYLVMASFYKALRMERAEREGQVLRRPSLAPSGGQVPERSWKQRLGQLLTFPSQREATQFLERTVRPALDDVAAEFRNQGYEVERGTVSSASGMEGPLLHVSMQALRPFDYQVALVQAPVPTFSGKMARDTDVYYRLEVVTQAGSGGYDLMGLTKRQVIDDVLERYEAHLASLATASEPRPASASR from the coding sequence ATGACAACCCCGCCGCCACCCAACCCCGACTCTGACACCGAGCCAGCGCCGAGCCAGGCACCGCATCCCCTGGAGCGAAGCCGATTCGGCGGCACGGGGCAGCGACCTGAGCGCGCGGCAAGCGACAACGCGCCGTTCTCCCGAAGCGATCTCAGCAAGGGCAAGGAGGAATTGCTTGAGCACCCTGCGGTGCGCATCAGCTGGCGGGTGCTCATAGGCGCCTCGGTGGTGATTCTCGCCTTCTCACTCTGGGCCATCGCCCTCCCAGAGGGTGCTCGCACCACGATGAAAGCCGTGGTTGACTGGATTGCGACCAACCTCGGGTGGTACTACGTCCTGACGATGGCGCTGGTCATTGGCTTTGTGGTCTGGGTCGCCATTTCCAAGGAAGGCGACGTTCGGCTCGGCCCGGACGATTCTCGGCCACAGTACAAGCTAGGCACCTGGGTGGCCATGCTGTTTGCTGCCGGGGTCGGAATCGACTTGCTTTTCTTTTCGGTCACCGGCCCCGTGGTGCAGTACCTGCATCCACCTTCGGGCGCCGGAGGGTCAGCCGCTGCCATGCAGGACGCGGTCGTCTGGACCATGTTCCATTACGGCATTGCCGGCTGGTCGGTGTATGCGCTGCTGGGCATGGCCATGGGCTACTTCGCCTACCGCTGGGGAATGCCTCTGTCGATCCGGGCGGCACTCTACCCCTTGCTGGGCAAGCGCGTGCGCGGGCCACTGGGCGACGGCATCAGCGCCATTGCCTTGGTCGGCACCGTGTTCGGCGTCGCCACGTCCATGGGTATTGGCGTGGTGCTGCTGGGCGTCGGTTTTTCGCTCATCTTCGGCCTGGAGCAAGGCCTCACGCTGCAGATCGCATTGGTGATCGGCGCCGTGGTACTGACCATCGCCGCGACCACGTCGGGCGTGGACCGTGGAATCCGCTGGATTTCCGAGCTCAACCTGTGGAGCGCCGTGGCCATGATGGTCTACATCCTCGCCACGGGGCAGACGGCCTTTCTCTTGAATGCGCTGGTGGAAAACATCGGTCAGTTCCTTGTCACACTCCCGGCCCGCACGCTGCAGACCTTTGCCTACGAGCCGGGCAGCAGCGACTGGATGGGAAGCTGGACCCTGTTTTTTTGGGCCTTCTGGCTGGCTTGGGGCCCGTTCGTCGGCGTCTTCCTGGCACGCATTTCGCGCGGGCGCACATTGCGCGAGTTCGTGATCGCCGCAATCACCGCGCCCGTGCTGTGCGACTTCATCATCGTTTCATTTTTCGGCAACTCCGCCCTGTACGAAGTGCTGCAAGGCAACACGGCATTCGCGGAACTGGCCGTGCAAAGCCCGGAGCAGGGCTGGTATGCCTTGCTGGCCATGTTTCCGGGCGCGATGTTTCTGATCGGCCTGGCGACCTTTTCGGGCTTGTTGTTCTACCTCACCAGCGCCAACTCGGGCGCCATGGTGATGTCGAACTTCTCCGCCTCCATTCCGGACCCATCGCAAGACGGACCGAAATGGCTGCGCATCTTCTGGGCCCTGCTCACCGCCCTGCTCACCGTGGCCATGCTGCTGGCCGGCGGCGTGGTCACCATGGAGTACGCGACGCTGATCTTCGCGTTGCCGGTCACTGTGATTGCGTATTTGGTGATGGCGTCGTTCTACAAGGCGCTGCGCATGGAGCGCGCCGAGCGCGAAGGCCAGGTGCTTCGCCGGCCGTCCCTCGCACCCAGCGGCGGTCAAGTGCCTGAGCGATCCTGGAAGCAGCGGCTGGGGCAACTGCTCACCTTCCCGTCACAGCGCGAGGCAACACAGTTTCTCGAACGCACAGTCCGCCCGGCGCTGGATGATGTGGCCGCCGAATTTCGCAACCAGGGCTACGAGGTCGAACGTGGCACGGTGAGCAGCGCCAGCGGCATGGAGGGGCCGCTGTTGCATGTATCGATGCAGGCACTGCGCCCTTTTGACTACCAGGTCGCCCTTGTCCAAGCACCCGTCCCCACATTCAGCGGCAAGATGGCGCGCGACACCGATGTCTATTACCGACTCGAAGTCGTCACGCAGGCCGGCTCAGGCGGCTACGACCTGATGGGCCTGACCAAGCGGCAGGTGATTGACGACGTGCTTGAGCGCTACGAAGCCCATCTGGCCTCGCTTGCGACTGCCAGCGAACCCCGCCCCGCATCCGCGTCTCGCTAG
- a CDS encoding EamA family transporter, translated as MESATSHSWFFWAALSAVFAALTAIFAKVGIQGVDSDLATLVRTVIIVFVLTAFVWGAGKWSNPLQLPGKTWVFLTLSALATGASWVCYFRALQIGEASQVAPVDKFSLVLVAVFAFVFLGERPSGTGWLGIALVAAGVVVLALRR; from the coding sequence ATGGAATCTGCCACCTCCCACAGCTGGTTCTTCTGGGCGGCGCTGTCCGCAGTGTTTGCGGCGCTCACCGCCATCTTTGCCAAGGTGGGCATCCAGGGCGTGGACTCGGATCTGGCTACGCTGGTGCGCACCGTCATCATCGTATTCGTGCTCACAGCCTTTGTCTGGGGCGCCGGCAAGTGGAGCAATCCGCTGCAACTGCCCGGCAAGACCTGGGTTTTTCTCACGCTCTCGGCCCTGGCCACCGGGGCCTCCTGGGTCTGCTACTTCCGCGCACTGCAGATCGGCGAAGCCTCGCAGGTGGCGCCGGTGGACAAGTTCAGCCTGGTGCTGGTGGCAGTATTTGCCTTTGTGTTCCTGGGCGAGCGCCCGTCCGGCACAGGCTGGCTGGGCATCGCACTGGTGGCGGCCGGGGTTGTGGTGCTGGCGCTGCGCCGCTAG
- the mntP gene encoding manganese efflux pump MntP produces MNPFSIALLSLAMSTDAFAAAVGKGMALERPHWGEALRTGAIFGAIEGTTPLIGWALGLAAADYVKAWDHWIAFVLLLGLGGHMVINGLQPPESQAGDKPSRHGFWPLALTGFATSVDAMVVGVGLAFLDVPILPVALAIGCTTLVAVTLGVMAGRVLGRAAGRRAEIMGGLVLAGIGAAILFEHLRAG; encoded by the coding sequence ATGAATCCCTTTTCGATTGCCCTGCTGTCCCTGGCCATGTCCACCGACGCCTTTGCCGCTGCCGTGGGCAAAGGCATGGCACTCGAACGCCCCCACTGGGGCGAGGCGCTGCGCACCGGGGCAATCTTTGGCGCCATTGAAGGCACCACGCCACTGATCGGCTGGGCCTTGGGCCTTGCCGCAGCCGACTACGTGAAAGCCTGGGACCACTGGATTGCCTTCGTCCTGCTGCTGGGTCTGGGCGGGCACATGGTGATCAATGGCCTCCAACCACCCGAATCACAGGCAGGCGACAAACCTTCGCGCCATGGCTTCTGGCCGCTGGCACTGACCGGTTTTGCCACCAGCGTGGACGCCATGGTGGTGGGCGTGGGCCTGGCGTTTCTGGACGTGCCCATCCTCCCCGTCGCCCTTGCCATCGGCTGCACCACGTTGGTGGCCGTCACGCTGGGCGTGATGGCCGGGCGCGTACTCGGACGCGCGGCGGGCAGGCGCGCCGAAATCATGGGTGGCCTGGTGCTCGCCGGCATCGGCGCCGCCATCCTCTTCGAACACCTGCGCGCCGGCTAA
- a CDS encoding NAD-dependent succinate-semialdehyde dehydrogenase has translation MNTPVSTTSYPSTQLLIANQWQEAQSGKRIDVVNPATGAVMAQVAHAGKADLDRALEAAQRGFEAWRATPAFERAQTMRKAAGLVRERADAIARLMTQEQGKPLAEARGEVLAGADILEWFADEGMRVYGRIVPARRPDMQQMVLKEPVGPVAAFTPWNFPINQIVRKLGAALATGCSFLVKAPEETPASPAALLQAFVDAGVPPGTVGLVYGDPAEISSYLIAHPVIRKITFTGSTAVGKQLAALAGQHMKRATMELGGHAPVIVAEDADVAAAVKAMAGAKFRNAGQVCISPTRFLVHNSVRQAFTDGMVQYAEQLKVGDGLDAETRMGPLANPRRMTAMDDLVRDAEKAGADVLTGGKRLAGEGNFFAPTVLGGVSLDASVFNHEPFGPVAAIRGFDSLDEAIAEANRLPYGLASYAFTQSIKTAQQLASRIEVGMLWINQGAATSAEMPFGGVKDSGYGSEGGPEALEAYLLTKTVSILSL, from the coding sequence ATGAACACCCCTGTCTCCACGACCTCTTACCCCAGCACGCAGCTGCTGATCGCCAACCAGTGGCAGGAGGCCCAGAGCGGCAAGCGCATCGACGTCGTCAACCCTGCCACCGGTGCCGTCATGGCCCAGGTGGCGCATGCCGGCAAGGCCGATCTGGACCGGGCGCTCGAAGCGGCCCAGCGCGGTTTTGAGGCCTGGCGCGCCACGCCCGCTTTCGAGCGCGCGCAGACCATGCGCAAGGCCGCCGGCCTGGTGCGTGAGCGCGCCGACGCCATCGCCCGGCTGATGACGCAGGAGCAAGGCAAGCCGCTTGCCGAGGCACGGGGCGAAGTGCTGGCGGGCGCCGACATCCTGGAGTGGTTTGCCGACGAAGGCATGCGCGTTTACGGCCGCATCGTGCCGGCGCGCCGCCCGGACATGCAGCAGATGGTGCTCAAGGAGCCGGTGGGCCCGGTAGCGGCCTTCACGCCCTGGAACTTCCCGATCAACCAGATCGTGCGCAAGCTGGGCGCGGCGCTGGCCACCGGCTGCTCCTTCCTGGTGAAGGCGCCGGAGGAAACCCCGGCTTCGCCGGCGGCGCTGCTGCAGGCTTTTGTGGACGCCGGCGTGCCGCCCGGCACGGTGGGTCTGGTGTACGGCGACCCGGCAGAGATTTCTTCGTACCTGATTGCGCATCCGGTGATTCGCAAGATCACCTTTACCGGCTCCACAGCGGTGGGCAAGCAGCTTGCCGCGCTGGCCGGCCAGCACATGAAGCGCGCCACCATGGAGCTGGGTGGCCACGCGCCTGTCATCGTGGCCGAAGATGCCGACGTGGCGGCCGCCGTAAAGGCCATGGCCGGCGCCAAGTTCAGGAACGCGGGCCAGGTCTGCATCTCGCCGACGCGCTTTCTGGTGCACAACAGCGTGCGCCAGGCCTTTACCGACGGCATGGTGCAGTACGCCGAGCAACTCAAGGTAGGCGATGGCCTGGATGCAGAGACCCGCATGGGGCCGCTGGCCAACCCGCGCCGCATGACCGCCATGGACGATCTGGTGCGGGATGCAGAAAAGGCAGGCGCAGACGTGCTCACCGGCGGCAAGCGTCTGGCGGGGGAGGGCAACTTCTTCGCGCCTACGGTGCTCGGCGGCGTGTCGCTGGACGCCAGCGTGTTCAACCACGAGCCCTTTGGTCCGGTCGCTGCGATCCGTGGCTTTGACAGCCTGGACGAGGCGATTGCCGAAGCCAATCGCCTGCCCTATGGCCTGGCGAGTTACGCGTTCACCCAGTCGATCAAAACCGCCCAGCAGCTGGCCAGCCGGATCGAGGTCGGCATGCTGTGGATCAACCAGGGTGCGGCCACGTCGGCTGAAATGCCGTTTGGCGGCGTCAAGGATTCGGGTTACGGTTCCGAGGGTGGCCCCGAGGCGCTGGAGGCCTACCTGCTGACCAAGACGGTGTCGATCTTGTCGCTGTAA
- a CDS encoding recombination-associated protein RdgC has translation MFKNLIVYRIASEWQCDLTQLEEALARTPFLECGATQERSTGWVPPRGDAHGLLAESVAGQWILRFMAEAKVVPGSVVARRVKEKAERIEKETGRKPGKKESRELKDEALLDLLPMAFTKQGSMWVWIDQAARTLVLDTGSQARADEVVTLLTEALPGFALALVHTHTSPQAAMAHWLAKQEPPAGFSVDRECELKAADEAKAVVRYARHPLDIEEVQAHIAAGKLPTKLALTWDERVSFMLTEGLQIKKLAFLGTVFEDKAADDGGFDTDVAIATGELARLLPDLLEALGGEAQPGVAAPASMPAVAPVPASVSGSVTGPAAAPVDTDPDNAPF, from the coding sequence TTGTTCAAGAATCTGATCGTCTACCGCATTGCGTCTGAATGGCAATGCGATCTCACCCAACTGGAAGAAGCGCTGGCGCGCACGCCATTTCTGGAATGTGGCGCCACGCAGGAGCGCTCCACCGGCTGGGTGCCGCCCCGTGGCGACGCGCACGGCCTGCTGGCCGAATCGGTGGCAGGCCAATGGATCCTGCGCTTCATGGCCGAGGCCAAGGTGGTGCCAGGCTCCGTGGTGGCGCGCCGCGTAAAGGAGAAGGCCGAGCGCATCGAGAAGGAAACCGGTCGCAAGCCGGGCAAGAAGGAAAGCCGCGAGCTCAAGGACGAAGCGCTGCTGGACCTGCTGCCCATGGCCTTCACCAAGCAGGGCTCGATGTGGGTCTGGATCGACCAGGCCGCGCGCACCCTGGTGCTCGATACCGGCAGCCAGGCGCGCGCCGACGAAGTGGTCACGCTGCTGACCGAAGCGCTGCCCGGCTTTGCGCTGGCCTTGGTGCACACCCACACCAGCCCGCAGGCCGCCATGGCGCATTGGCTGGCTAAGCAGGAGCCGCCCGCCGGGTTCAGTGTGGACCGCGAATGCGAGCTCAAGGCGGCGGACGAGGCCAAGGCCGTGGTGCGCTACGCCCGCCACCCGCTCGACATCGAGGAAGTGCAGGCCCACATTGCCGCCGGCAAGCTGCCGACGAAGCTGGCGCTGACCTGGGACGAACGGGTCTCTTTCATGCTGACCGAAGGCCTGCAGATCAAGAAACTGGCGTTTCTGGGCACCGTGTTCGAGGACAAAGCCGCCGACGACGGCGGGTTTGATACCGATGTGGCGATTGCCACTGGCGAGCTTGCGCGCCTGCTGCCCGATCTGCTGGAGGCGCTGGGAGGCGAAGCGCAGCCGGGCGTTGCGGCGCCCGCATCTATGCCCGCAGTTGCACCGGTCCCTGCGTCCGTCTCGGGCAGCGTGACCGGCCCGGCGGCAGCGCCGGTCGATACCGACCCCGACAACGCACCGTTCTGA
- a CDS encoding Spy/CpxP family protein refolding chaperone has translation MTSSFTRRLLAAAACAALALPVLAQTAPAAPTGNSDAPTAQMQKRSDHRADRQAQRTQWKEKRAERQAQRLTQLKTQLALTPAQEPAWTSFTQAMQLRGDFARLDRDSMQKLTTPERIDRMRAQRAQRDAAMDARGDAVKAFYAQLQPEQQQTFDRQNHRMGADHKNRGHGRHGHGHMGQRSGQAG, from the coding sequence ATGACCTCCTCGTTCACCCGCCGCCTCCTCGCCGCTGCCGCCTGCGCCGCTCTGGCCCTGCCGGTTCTGGCCCAAACCGCCCCTGCTGCACCCACCGGGAACAGCGACGCCCCCACCGCCCAGATGCAAAAGCGCTCGGACCACCGAGCCGATCGCCAGGCCCAGCGCACGCAGTGGAAGGAAAAACGCGCCGAGCGTCAGGCCCAGCGCCTGACGCAACTCAAAACGCAACTGGCCCTCACCCCCGCACAAGAGCCCGCCTGGACGAGCTTCACCCAGGCGATGCAGCTGCGCGGCGACTTTGCCCGTCTGGACCGCGATTCCATGCAAAAGCTCACCACCCCCGAACGCATCGATCGCATGCGCGCCCAGCGCGCCCAGCGGGACGCCGCCATGGATGCGCGCGGCGACGCCGTCAAAGCCTTTTATGCCCAACTCCAGCCCGAGCAGCAACAAACCTTTGATCGCCAGAACCATCGCATGGGCGCTGACCACAAAAACCGCGGGCACGGGCGCCATGGCCACGGACACATGGGCCAGCGCAGCGGCCAAGCCGGGTGA
- a CDS encoding acyloxyacyl hydrolase yields the protein MPSTARTQRPAPALLAVFALLICIPAAAQTIDAAATPRWGMYLQNARAPHHVAAWTLGATLDWQDWRRSLWGAQVRGYWDFSASRWSARGQGGDFDTTVLGLTPSFRFIPSAGRSRWFVDAGVGATLSNRRFATPERAFSTRFNFATHLGVGLELGDHRQHELQLRLEHVSNAGIKEPNPGANFVQVRYTLHF from the coding sequence ATGCCAAGCACCGCAAGAACCCAGCGGCCGGCACCGGCACTTCTGGCCGTGTTCGCGCTCTTGATCTGTATTCCCGCCGCAGCACAAACCATCGATGCTGCTGCCACGCCGCGCTGGGGCATGTATCTGCAAAACGCCAGAGCACCGCACCACGTCGCCGCCTGGACCTTGGGTGCCACCCTGGATTGGCAAGACTGGCGCCGCAGTCTCTGGGGTGCCCAAGTGCGGGGCTACTGGGACTTTTCCGCAAGTCGCTGGTCGGCCCGCGGTCAAGGCGGGGACTTCGACACCACGGTGTTGGGCCTCACCCCCAGCTTTCGCTTCATCCCCAGCGCCGGACGCTCACGCTGGTTTGTAGACGCCGGAGTCGGCGCCACGCTGTCCAACCGCCGCTTCGCCACGCCAGAGCGCGCATTCAGCACCCGTTTCAATTTCGCCACCCACCTGGGCGTCGGCCTGGAACTCGGTGACCACCGCCAGCACGAGCTGCAGTTGCGGCTGGAGCATGTTTCCAACGCCGGCATCAAGGAGCCCAACCCTGGGGCGAACTTTGTGCAAGTGCGCTACACCCTGCACTTTTAA